In a genomic window of Opisthocomus hoazin isolate bOpiHoa1 chromosome 19, bOpiHoa1.hap1, whole genome shotgun sequence:
- the TOR4A gene encoding torsin-4A isoform X2 produces the protein MREKAAEEQPARPRPAARLGGRRGAPAAGPEGNAVEDDVNGLQEPEEMDGELPCAEMDGEASSAVEDLGGQMPCAEGDPEGHVSCAESSAEGEMPSAETNTKEEAPCAESGVDREKPRTDSDGEGEMPCAESDAKGEASCYESDGEEVPDTEIPAASKKMSAISSPLRAIIRLRRRYRVQKKSRLHLELPREKSSDLAHTRVLQRQLSLNRPRLYGPSMSFFNQASFETSQYFTFDTSVEEYAMKKCRRKKNRRKSRIVLYPDKTKRYLPTEEKSKAKRCLLLLIVIIFFQILNAIENLDDNLQKYDLDGLEKTMHREVFGQKVAVESIMELLKDYLATHIHNKPLVISLNGPTGVGKSHVGWLLAKHFRSVMDNDFVLQYFVMHHCPSGVAPLTCEIDLSKKISDMVTRAEIEEKIPLFILDEIELMSPVLLDTLSRFFEPNQTNEFLNAIYILISNIGGGEITKFVIQNASAELLHQQRGAEELLGVVQPVLIDAHPLWKSADIIPFVLLEKSHVINCFLEEMRREGLYPDQQHIENLASQLSYYTTGEKQYARMGCKQVVAKVNLLQ, from the exons ATGAGAGAGAaggcggcggaggagcagccgGCCCGTCCGAGGCCAGCGGCCAGGCTTGGTGGCCGAAGGGGAGCGCCGGCAGCCGGCCCCGAGGGAAACGCTGTGG aaGATGATGTGAATGGGCTGCAAGAACCAGAGGAGATGGATGGAGAGCTGCCCTGCGCTGAGATGGATGGAGAAGCGTCCTCTGCCGTGGAGGATCTGGGAGGACAGATGCCCTGTGCGGAGGGCGATCCTGAAGGACACGtgtcctgtgctgagagcagTGCAGAAGGAGAGATGCCCTCTGCTGAGACCAACACAAAAGAAGAGGCACCTTGTGCTGAGAGCGGTGTGGACAGAGAAAAGCCCAGGACTGACAGCGATGGGGAAGGGGAAATGCCCTGTGCCGAGAGTGATGCAAAGGGAGAGGCATCTTGCTATGAGAGCGATGGGGAAGAAGTACCAGATACTGAAATCCCTGCTGCTTCAAAGAAAATGTCTGCTATTTCTTCTCCCTTGCGGGCAATCATCCGCCTGCGGCGACGATACCGGGTGCAAAAGAAAAGCCGTCTGCATTTAGAGCTCCCTCGAGAAAAGTCTTCAGATCTTGCCCATACGAGGgtacttcaaaggcagctttccCTGAACCGACCTAGGCTGTACGGCCCTTCCATGTCCTTCTTTAATCAGGCTAGCTTCGAAACTTCCCAGTACTTCACCTTTGACACATCTGTGGAGGAGTATGCGATGAAAAAATGCAGGCGGAAAAAGAATCGAAGGAAATCTAGGATAGTCCTGTATccagacaaaacaaaaagatacCTTCCAACAGAGGAGAAGAGCAAGGCAAAACGCTGCCTCCTCTTGCTCATTGTCATTATCTTCTTCCAGATTCTCAATGCGATAGAGAACCTGGATGATAACCTCCAAAAATACGACCTAGATGGTTTGGAGAAAACAATGCACCGGGAAGTATTTGGGCAGAAGGTTGCTGTGGAAAGTATTATGGAATTACTGAAAGACTATCTGGCTACCCACATACACAACAAGCCTCTAGTAATCTCTTTAAATGGCCCGACAGGAGTTGGGAAGAGTCATGTTGGCTGGCTGCTGGCCAAACATTTTCGTTCCGTCATGGACAATGACTTCGTGCTTCAGTACTTTGTTATGCATCACTGCCCCAGCGGGGTGGCTCCCCTTACTTGTGAAATAGATTTGTCTAAGAAGATTTCTGACATGGTCACAAGAGCCGAAATAGAAGAGAAGATACCGTTGTTTATTCTGGATGAGATTGAACTCATGTCCCCAGTCCTGCTGGATACTCTCAGCCGATTCTTTGAACCCAATCAAACCAATGAGTTCCTCAACGCCATCTACATTTTAATAAGCAACATAGGAGGTGGTGAAATAACAAAGTTTGTTATCCAGAATGCATCTGCTGAGCTTCTGCATCAGCAAAGGGGAGCTGAAGAACTGCTGGGCGTTGTCCAGCCTGTACTGATTGATGCCCACCCTCTCTGGAAGTCTGCGGACATCATCCCCTTTGTTCTTCTGGAGAAGAGTCACGTCATAAACTGCTTCCTAGAGGAGATGAGGAGGGAAGGGCTGTATCCCGACCAGCAGCACATTGAAAATTTAGCGAGTCAGCTTAGTTACTACACTACAGGGGAGAAGCAGTACGCCAGGATGGGCTGCAAGCAGGTTGTGGCCAAAGTCAACCTGCTGCAGTGA
- the TOR4A gene encoding torsin-4A isoform X1 produces the protein MREKAAEEQPARPRPAARLGGRRGAPAAGPEGNAVALHVQSILQKVSLRLKVSPCHLAIADIAAEDDVNGLQEPEEMDGELPCAEMDGEASSAVEDLGGQMPCAEGDPEGHVSCAESSAEGEMPSAETNTKEEAPCAESGVDREKPRTDSDGEGEMPCAESDAKGEASCYESDGEEVPDTEIPAASKKMSAISSPLRAIIRLRRRYRVQKKSRLHLELPREKSSDLAHTRVLQRQLSLNRPRLYGPSMSFFNQASFETSQYFTFDTSVEEYAMKKCRRKKNRRKSRIVLYPDKTKRYLPTEEKSKAKRCLLLLIVIIFFQILNAIENLDDNLQKYDLDGLEKTMHREVFGQKVAVESIMELLKDYLATHIHNKPLVISLNGPTGVGKSHVGWLLAKHFRSVMDNDFVLQYFVMHHCPSGVAPLTCEIDLSKKISDMVTRAEIEEKIPLFILDEIELMSPVLLDTLSRFFEPNQTNEFLNAIYILISNIGGGEITKFVIQNASAELLHQQRGAEELLGVVQPVLIDAHPLWKSADIIPFVLLEKSHVINCFLEEMRREGLYPDQQHIENLASQLSYYTTGEKQYARMGCKQVVAKVNLLQ, from the exons ATGAGAGAGAaggcggcggaggagcagccgGCCCGTCCGAGGCCAGCGGCCAGGCTTGGTGGCCGAAGGGGAGCGCCGGCAGCCGGCCCCGAGGGAAACGCTGTGG CTTTGCACGTCCAGAGCATCTTGCAGAAAGTTAGCTTACGTCTGAAAGTCTCTCCCTGCCACCTCGCCATTGCCGATATTGCTGCAG aaGATGATGTGAATGGGCTGCAAGAACCAGAGGAGATGGATGGAGAGCTGCCCTGCGCTGAGATGGATGGAGAAGCGTCCTCTGCCGTGGAGGATCTGGGAGGACAGATGCCCTGTGCGGAGGGCGATCCTGAAGGACACGtgtcctgtgctgagagcagTGCAGAAGGAGAGATGCCCTCTGCTGAGACCAACACAAAAGAAGAGGCACCTTGTGCTGAGAGCGGTGTGGACAGAGAAAAGCCCAGGACTGACAGCGATGGGGAAGGGGAAATGCCCTGTGCCGAGAGTGATGCAAAGGGAGAGGCATCTTGCTATGAGAGCGATGGGGAAGAAGTACCAGATACTGAAATCCCTGCTGCTTCAAAGAAAATGTCTGCTATTTCTTCTCCCTTGCGGGCAATCATCCGCCTGCGGCGACGATACCGGGTGCAAAAGAAAAGCCGTCTGCATTTAGAGCTCCCTCGAGAAAAGTCTTCAGATCTTGCCCATACGAGGgtacttcaaaggcagctttccCTGAACCGACCTAGGCTGTACGGCCCTTCCATGTCCTTCTTTAATCAGGCTAGCTTCGAAACTTCCCAGTACTTCACCTTTGACACATCTGTGGAGGAGTATGCGATGAAAAAATGCAGGCGGAAAAAGAATCGAAGGAAATCTAGGATAGTCCTGTATccagacaaaacaaaaagatacCTTCCAACAGAGGAGAAGAGCAAGGCAAAACGCTGCCTCCTCTTGCTCATTGTCATTATCTTCTTCCAGATTCTCAATGCGATAGAGAACCTGGATGATAACCTCCAAAAATACGACCTAGATGGTTTGGAGAAAACAATGCACCGGGAAGTATTTGGGCAGAAGGTTGCTGTGGAAAGTATTATGGAATTACTGAAAGACTATCTGGCTACCCACATACACAACAAGCCTCTAGTAATCTCTTTAAATGGCCCGACAGGAGTTGGGAAGAGTCATGTTGGCTGGCTGCTGGCCAAACATTTTCGTTCCGTCATGGACAATGACTTCGTGCTTCAGTACTTTGTTATGCATCACTGCCCCAGCGGGGTGGCTCCCCTTACTTGTGAAATAGATTTGTCTAAGAAGATTTCTGACATGGTCACAAGAGCCGAAATAGAAGAGAAGATACCGTTGTTTATTCTGGATGAGATTGAACTCATGTCCCCAGTCCTGCTGGATACTCTCAGCCGATTCTTTGAACCCAATCAAACCAATGAGTTCCTCAACGCCATCTACATTTTAATAAGCAACATAGGAGGTGGTGAAATAACAAAGTTTGTTATCCAGAATGCATCTGCTGAGCTTCTGCATCAGCAAAGGGGAGCTGAAGAACTGCTGGGCGTTGTCCAGCCTGTACTGATTGATGCCCACCCTCTCTGGAAGTCTGCGGACATCATCCCCTTTGTTCTTCTGGAGAAGAGTCACGTCATAAACTGCTTCCTAGAGGAGATGAGGAGGGAAGGGCTGTATCCCGACCAGCAGCACATTGAAAATTTAGCGAGTCAGCTTAGTTACTACACTACAGGGGAGAAGCAGTACGCCAGGATGGGCTGCAAGCAGGTTGTGGCCAAAGTCAACCTGCTGCAGTGA
- the TOR4A gene encoding torsin-4A isoform X4, with protein sequence MDGELPCAEMDGEASSAVEDLGGQMPCAEGDPEGHVSCAESSAEGEMPSAETNTKEEAPCAESGVDREKPRTDSDGEGEMPCAESDAKGEASCYESDGEEVPDTEIPAASKKMSAISSPLRAIIRLRRRYRVQKKSRLHLELPREKSSDLAHTRVLQRQLSLNRPRLYGPSMSFFNQASFETSQYFTFDTSVEEYAMKKCRRKKNRRKSRIVLYPDKTKRYLPTEEKSKAKRCLLLLIVIIFFQILNAIENLDDNLQKYDLDGLEKTMHREVFGQKVAVESIMELLKDYLATHIHNKPLVISLNGPTGVGKSHVGWLLAKHFRSVMDNDFVLQYFVMHHCPSGVAPLTCEIDLSKKISDMVTRAEIEEKIPLFILDEIELMSPVLLDTLSRFFEPNQTNEFLNAIYILISNIGGGEITKFVIQNASAELLHQQRGAEELLGVVQPVLIDAHPLWKSADIIPFVLLEKSHVINCFLEEMRREGLYPDQQHIENLASQLSYYTTGEKQYARMGCKQVVAKVNLLQ encoded by the coding sequence ATGGATGGAGAGCTGCCCTGCGCTGAGATGGATGGAGAAGCGTCCTCTGCCGTGGAGGATCTGGGAGGACAGATGCCCTGTGCGGAGGGCGATCCTGAAGGACACGtgtcctgtgctgagagcagTGCAGAAGGAGAGATGCCCTCTGCTGAGACCAACACAAAAGAAGAGGCACCTTGTGCTGAGAGCGGTGTGGACAGAGAAAAGCCCAGGACTGACAGCGATGGGGAAGGGGAAATGCCCTGTGCCGAGAGTGATGCAAAGGGAGAGGCATCTTGCTATGAGAGCGATGGGGAAGAAGTACCAGATACTGAAATCCCTGCTGCTTCAAAGAAAATGTCTGCTATTTCTTCTCCCTTGCGGGCAATCATCCGCCTGCGGCGACGATACCGGGTGCAAAAGAAAAGCCGTCTGCATTTAGAGCTCCCTCGAGAAAAGTCTTCAGATCTTGCCCATACGAGGgtacttcaaaggcagctttccCTGAACCGACCTAGGCTGTACGGCCCTTCCATGTCCTTCTTTAATCAGGCTAGCTTCGAAACTTCCCAGTACTTCACCTTTGACACATCTGTGGAGGAGTATGCGATGAAAAAATGCAGGCGGAAAAAGAATCGAAGGAAATCTAGGATAGTCCTGTATccagacaaaacaaaaagatacCTTCCAACAGAGGAGAAGAGCAAGGCAAAACGCTGCCTCCTCTTGCTCATTGTCATTATCTTCTTCCAGATTCTCAATGCGATAGAGAACCTGGATGATAACCTCCAAAAATACGACCTAGATGGTTTGGAGAAAACAATGCACCGGGAAGTATTTGGGCAGAAGGTTGCTGTGGAAAGTATTATGGAATTACTGAAAGACTATCTGGCTACCCACATACACAACAAGCCTCTAGTAATCTCTTTAAATGGCCCGACAGGAGTTGGGAAGAGTCATGTTGGCTGGCTGCTGGCCAAACATTTTCGTTCCGTCATGGACAATGACTTCGTGCTTCAGTACTTTGTTATGCATCACTGCCCCAGCGGGGTGGCTCCCCTTACTTGTGAAATAGATTTGTCTAAGAAGATTTCTGACATGGTCACAAGAGCCGAAATAGAAGAGAAGATACCGTTGTTTATTCTGGATGAGATTGAACTCATGTCCCCAGTCCTGCTGGATACTCTCAGCCGATTCTTTGAACCCAATCAAACCAATGAGTTCCTCAACGCCATCTACATTTTAATAAGCAACATAGGAGGTGGTGAAATAACAAAGTTTGTTATCCAGAATGCATCTGCTGAGCTTCTGCATCAGCAAAGGGGAGCTGAAGAACTGCTGGGCGTTGTCCAGCCTGTACTGATTGATGCCCACCCTCTCTGGAAGTCTGCGGACATCATCCCCTTTGTTCTTCTGGAGAAGAGTCACGTCATAAACTGCTTCCTAGAGGAGATGAGGAGGGAAGGGCTGTATCCCGACCAGCAGCACATTGAAAATTTAGCGAGTCAGCTTAGTTACTACACTACAGGGGAGAAGCAGTACGCCAGGATGGGCTGCAAGCAGGTTGTGGCCAAAGTCAACCTGCTGCAGTGA
- the TOR4A gene encoding torsin-4A isoform X3: protein MPKGRAENAGAALAARPGKKTVGADGSIRKEDDVNGLQEPEEMDGELPCAEMDGEASSAVEDLGGQMPCAEGDPEGHVSCAESSAEGEMPSAETNTKEEAPCAESGVDREKPRTDSDGEGEMPCAESDAKGEASCYESDGEEVPDTEIPAASKKMSAISSPLRAIIRLRRRYRVQKKSRLHLELPREKSSDLAHTRVLQRQLSLNRPRLYGPSMSFFNQASFETSQYFTFDTSVEEYAMKKCRRKKNRRKSRIVLYPDKTKRYLPTEEKSKAKRCLLLLIVIIFFQILNAIENLDDNLQKYDLDGLEKTMHREVFGQKVAVESIMELLKDYLATHIHNKPLVISLNGPTGVGKSHVGWLLAKHFRSVMDNDFVLQYFVMHHCPSGVAPLTCEIDLSKKISDMVTRAEIEEKIPLFILDEIELMSPVLLDTLSRFFEPNQTNEFLNAIYILISNIGGGEITKFVIQNASAELLHQQRGAEELLGVVQPVLIDAHPLWKSADIIPFVLLEKSHVINCFLEEMRREGLYPDQQHIENLASQLSYYTTGEKQYARMGCKQVVAKVNLLQ, encoded by the exons ATGCCAAAGGGCCGTGCTGAAAACGCTGGAGCAGCGCTGGCTGCGCGCCCAG gcaaGAAAACTGTTGGAGCAGACGGAAGCATCCGGAAAG aaGATGATGTGAATGGGCTGCAAGAACCAGAGGAGATGGATGGAGAGCTGCCCTGCGCTGAGATGGATGGAGAAGCGTCCTCTGCCGTGGAGGATCTGGGAGGACAGATGCCCTGTGCGGAGGGCGATCCTGAAGGACACGtgtcctgtgctgagagcagTGCAGAAGGAGAGATGCCCTCTGCTGAGACCAACACAAAAGAAGAGGCACCTTGTGCTGAGAGCGGTGTGGACAGAGAAAAGCCCAGGACTGACAGCGATGGGGAAGGGGAAATGCCCTGTGCCGAGAGTGATGCAAAGGGAGAGGCATCTTGCTATGAGAGCGATGGGGAAGAAGTACCAGATACTGAAATCCCTGCTGCTTCAAAGAAAATGTCTGCTATTTCTTCTCCCTTGCGGGCAATCATCCGCCTGCGGCGACGATACCGGGTGCAAAAGAAAAGCCGTCTGCATTTAGAGCTCCCTCGAGAAAAGTCTTCAGATCTTGCCCATACGAGGgtacttcaaaggcagctttccCTGAACCGACCTAGGCTGTACGGCCCTTCCATGTCCTTCTTTAATCAGGCTAGCTTCGAAACTTCCCAGTACTTCACCTTTGACACATCTGTGGAGGAGTATGCGATGAAAAAATGCAGGCGGAAAAAGAATCGAAGGAAATCTAGGATAGTCCTGTATccagacaaaacaaaaagatacCTTCCAACAGAGGAGAAGAGCAAGGCAAAACGCTGCCTCCTCTTGCTCATTGTCATTATCTTCTTCCAGATTCTCAATGCGATAGAGAACCTGGATGATAACCTCCAAAAATACGACCTAGATGGTTTGGAGAAAACAATGCACCGGGAAGTATTTGGGCAGAAGGTTGCTGTGGAAAGTATTATGGAATTACTGAAAGACTATCTGGCTACCCACATACACAACAAGCCTCTAGTAATCTCTTTAAATGGCCCGACAGGAGTTGGGAAGAGTCATGTTGGCTGGCTGCTGGCCAAACATTTTCGTTCCGTCATGGACAATGACTTCGTGCTTCAGTACTTTGTTATGCATCACTGCCCCAGCGGGGTGGCTCCCCTTACTTGTGAAATAGATTTGTCTAAGAAGATTTCTGACATGGTCACAAGAGCCGAAATAGAAGAGAAGATACCGTTGTTTATTCTGGATGAGATTGAACTCATGTCCCCAGTCCTGCTGGATACTCTCAGCCGATTCTTTGAACCCAATCAAACCAATGAGTTCCTCAACGCCATCTACATTTTAATAAGCAACATAGGAGGTGGTGAAATAACAAAGTTTGTTATCCAGAATGCATCTGCTGAGCTTCTGCATCAGCAAAGGGGAGCTGAAGAACTGCTGGGCGTTGTCCAGCCTGTACTGATTGATGCCCACCCTCTCTGGAAGTCTGCGGACATCATCCCCTTTGTTCTTCTGGAGAAGAGTCACGTCATAAACTGCTTCCTAGAGGAGATGAGGAGGGAAGGGCTGTATCCCGACCAGCAGCACATTGAAAATTTAGCGAGTCAGCTTAGTTACTACACTACAGGGGAGAAGCAGTACGCCAGGATGGGCTGCAAGCAGGTTGTGGCCAAAGTCAACCTGCTGCAGTGA